A genomic window from Variovorax paradoxus includes:
- a CDS encoding LysR substrate-binding domain-containing protein, with the protein MTLTELKYIVAVARERHFGKAAEACYVSQPTLSVAIKKLEDELEVKLFERSAGEVTVTPLGEQIVQQAQSVLDQAASIKEIAKRGKDPLAGPLNLGVIYTIGPYLLPDLVRQVIARTPQMPLVLQENFTAKLLEMLRAGEIDCAIMAEPFPDTGLAMAPLYDEPFMAALPNKHKFADRESITSEELQSETMLLLGTGHCFRDHVLEVCPEFARFSSNAEGIRKSFEGSSLETIKHMVASGMGVTLVPRLSVPAEAIKPKVKGRKEPEQMVRYLPVRDAHDRDPPTRRVVLAWRRTFTRYEAIAALRNAIYACELPGVKRLS; encoded by the coding sequence ATGACTCTCACCGAACTCAAATACATCGTCGCAGTAGCCCGCGAACGGCACTTCGGCAAGGCGGCCGAGGCCTGCTACGTTTCACAGCCGACCCTCTCGGTCGCTATCAAGAAGCTCGAGGACGAACTCGAAGTCAAGCTCTTCGAGCGCAGCGCCGGCGAAGTGACCGTCACGCCGCTGGGCGAGCAGATCGTGCAGCAGGCGCAGAGCGTGCTCGACCAGGCGGCCAGCATCAAGGAAATTGCCAAGCGCGGCAAAGATCCGCTGGCAGGCCCGCTGAACCTGGGCGTGATCTACACCATCGGGCCGTACCTGCTGCCCGACCTCGTGCGCCAGGTGATCGCGCGCACGCCGCAGATGCCACTGGTGCTGCAGGAGAACTTCACCGCCAAGCTGCTCGAGATGCTGCGCGCCGGCGAGATCGACTGTGCCATCATGGCCGAGCCCTTTCCCGACACCGGCCTCGCGATGGCGCCGCTGTACGACGAGCCCTTCATGGCGGCGCTGCCCAACAAGCACAAGTTCGCCGACCGCGAATCGATCACCTCCGAAGAGCTGCAGAGCGAAACCATGCTGCTGCTGGGCACCGGCCACTGCTTCCGCGACCACGTGCTGGAAGTGTGCCCGGAGTTCGCGCGTTTCTCCAGCAATGCCGAAGGCATCCGCAAGAGCTTCGAAGGCTCGTCGCTCGAAACCATCAAGCACATGGTGGCCTCGGGCATGGGCGTGACGCTGGTGCCGCGCCTGTCGGTGCCGGCCGAGGCGATCAAGCCCAAGGTCAAGGGCCGCAAGGAGCCCGAGCAGATGGTGCGCTACCTGCCGGTGCGCGATGCGCACGACCGCGACCCGCCAACGCGCCGCGTGGTGCTCGCATGGCGGCGCACCTTCACACGCTACGAGGCGATTGCGGCGCTGCGCAACGCGATCTATGCGTGCGAGCTGCCGGGCGTCAAGCGCCTGTCGTAG
- the rplO gene encoding 50S ribosomal protein L15 → MELNGIKPADGAKHAKRRVGRGIGSGIGKTAGRGHKGQKSRAGGFHKVGFEGGQMPLQRRLPKRGFKSHLLKFNAEVTLTALEQLGLAEVDVLALKQAGLVGQLAKVVKIVKTGELTKAVKLTGVGATAGAKAAIEAAGGSIA, encoded by the coding sequence ATGGAACTCAATGGCATCAAGCCGGCGGATGGCGCCAAGCACGCCAAGCGCCGCGTCGGCCGCGGTATCGGCTCCGGCATCGGCAAGACCGCAGGTCGCGGTCACAAGGGCCAGAAGTCGCGCGCAGGCGGTTTCCACAAGGTCGGCTTCGAAGGCGGTCAAATGCCGCTGCAGCGTCGCCTGCCGAAGCGTGGTTTCAAGTCGCATCTGCTGAAGTTCAACGCCGAAGTCACGCTGACTGCCCTCGAGCAGCTCGGTCTGGCCGAAGTGGACGTCCTGGCACTGAAGCAAGCCGGCCTCGTTGGCCAGCTCGCCAAGGTCGTCAAGATCGTCAAGACCGGTGAGCTCACCAAGGCCGTCAAGCTGACGGGCGTGGGTGCAACGGCTGGCGCCAAGGCTGCGATCGAAGCAGCCGGCGGCAGCATCGCCTGA
- a CDS encoding Dps family protein gives MAKASKKSSSTSSAGKVPKKGGAVVAQESGSRNAPIINIGIERQDRAAIAEGLSRVLADTYTLYLTTHNFHWNVTGPHFNSLHAMFMGQYTELWGATDVLAERIRALGHYAPGSYAEFSKIATVPDVPQTPPKAMEMVRILVKGHETVSRIAREFIPVAEEAGDDPTADMLTARCTVHDQTAWMLRSLLED, from the coding sequence ATGGCCAAAGCCTCGAAGAAATCATCGTCTACTTCCTCTGCCGGCAAGGTGCCCAAGAAGGGCGGCGCGGTGGTCGCGCAGGAGTCGGGCAGCCGCAATGCGCCGATCATCAACATCGGCATCGAGCGCCAGGACCGCGCCGCCATCGCCGAAGGCCTGAGCCGCGTGCTGGCCGACACCTACACGCTCTACCTCACCACGCACAACTTCCACTGGAACGTGACGGGCCCGCATTTCAATTCGCTGCATGCGATGTTCATGGGCCAGTACACCGAGCTGTGGGGCGCCACCGACGTACTGGCCGAGCGCATCCGCGCCCTCGGCCACTACGCGCCGGGCTCGTACGCCGAGTTCAGCAAGATCGCCACCGTGCCCGACGTGCCGCAGACCCCGCCCAAGGCAATGGAGATGGTGCGCATCCTGGTGAAGGGCCACGAAACCGTGTCGCGCATCGCGCGCGAATTCATTCCGGTCGCCGAAGAAGCCGGCGACGACCCGACGGCTGACATGCTGACCGCGCGCTGCACGGTGCACGATCAAACGGCCTGGATGCTGCGTTCGCTCCTTGAAGACTGA
- the rplN gene encoding 50S ribosomal protein L14, whose protein sequence is MIQTESRLEVADNTGAKSVLCIKVLGGSKRRYASVGDVIKVSIKEAAPRGRVKKGEIYSAVVVRTAKGIRRADGSLVKFDGNAAVLLNAKLEPIGTRIFGPVTRELRTEKFMKIVSLAPEVL, encoded by the coding sequence ATGATCCAAACTGAATCCCGGCTCGAAGTGGCCGACAACACAGGCGCGAAATCCGTCCTGTGTATCAAGGTGCTCGGTGGCTCCAAGCGGCGTTATGCCAGCGTGGGCGACGTCATCAAGGTCAGCATCAAGGAAGCCGCTCCGCGTGGTCGCGTCAAAAAGGGCGAGATCTATAGTGCAGTGGTGGTCCGCACCGCCAAGGGCATCCGTCGCGCCGACGGCTCGCTCGTCAAGTTCGACGGCAACGCAGCAGTGTTGCTCAACGCCAAGCTGGAGCCCATCGGCACCCGCATCTTCGGACCGGTCACGCGCGAACTGCGCACCGAGAAGTTCATGAAGATCGTGTCGCTGGCACCTGAAGTTCTGTAA
- the rpsH gene encoding 30S ribosomal protein S8 produces MSMSDPIADLLTRIRNAQMVAKPTVSVPSSKVKIAIAQVLKDEGYIDGFQVKTEAGKSELEISLKYYAGRPVIERIERVSRPGLRVYKASASIPQVQNGLGVAIVTTPKGVMTDRKARATGVGGEVLCYVA; encoded by the coding sequence ATGAGCATGAGTGATCCCATTGCCGACCTGCTGACGCGTATCCGTAACGCGCAGATGGTGGCGAAGCCCACCGTGTCGGTCCCGTCTTCCAAGGTGAAGATCGCGATCGCACAAGTCCTGAAGGACGAGGGCTACATCGACGGCTTCCAGGTCAAGACCGAAGCTGGCAAGAGCGAGCTTGAAATTTCGCTGAAGTACTACGCTGGCCGTCCGGTCATCGAGCGCATTGAGCGTGTGAGCCGCCCCGGCCTGCGCGTCTACAAGGCCAGTGCTTCCATTCCGCAGGTTCAGAACGGCCTCGGCGTTGCGATCGTCACGACCCCCAAGGGCGTGATGACCGACCGCAAGGCTCGCGCCACCGGTGTCGGCGGCGAAGTTCTGTGCTACGTCGCCTAA
- the ubiA gene encoding 4-hydroxybenzoate octaprenyltransferase: MKTESAPPVTAPAPPRGRFALYLDLIRWNRPAGWLLLLWPTLGALWFAAGGWPGWHLLIVFTLGTFLMRSAGCCVNDVADRDFDRHVKRTAQRPVTSGAMSVREALGLGVVLALAAFGLVLTTNRTTVLWSFAALAITLIYPFAKRFVSVPQAVLGIAFSFGIPMAFAAVQSTVPVFAAWLLAGNLFWVLAYDTEYAMVDRDDDLKIGMKTSAITFGRFDVAAVMASYAIFLAVWTWAGASRSLGVLFYVGIAVAVAQALWHWRLIRDRTREGCFKAFRLNHWLGFTVFAGVVAGYAVR; encoded by the coding sequence TTGAAGACTGAATCCGCTCCCCCCGTCACTGCGCCCGCGCCTCCTCGCGGGCGTTTTGCGTTGTACCTCGACCTGATCCGCTGGAACCGTCCGGCGGGCTGGCTGCTGCTGCTGTGGCCCACTCTTGGCGCGCTCTGGTTCGCGGCGGGCGGCTGGCCGGGCTGGCATTTGCTGATCGTGTTCACGCTCGGCACCTTCCTTATGCGCAGCGCGGGCTGCTGCGTCAACGACGTGGCCGACCGCGACTTCGACCGTCATGTGAAGCGCACGGCGCAACGGCCCGTCACCAGCGGCGCGATGTCGGTCAGGGAAGCGCTTGGGCTGGGCGTGGTGCTGGCACTGGCGGCCTTCGGCCTGGTGCTCACGACCAACCGCACGACGGTGCTGTGGTCGTTCGCGGCGCTGGCCATCACGCTGATCTATCCGTTTGCGAAGCGTTTTGTCTCGGTCCCGCAGGCGGTGCTGGGCATCGCCTTCAGCTTCGGCATTCCGATGGCCTTTGCGGCGGTGCAGTCGACCGTGCCGGTCTTTGCCGCGTGGCTGCTCGCAGGCAATCTGTTCTGGGTGCTGGCCTACGACACCGAGTACGCGATGGTCGATCGCGACGACGACCTCAAGATCGGCATGAAGACTTCGGCCATCACCTTCGGCCGCTTCGACGTGGCGGCAGTGATGGCGAGCTACGCGATCTTTCTCGCGGTCTGGACTTGGGCTGGAGCGAGCCGTTCGCTGGGCGTGCTGTTCTACGTGGGCATTGCCGTGGCCGTGGCGCAGGCGCTGTGGCACTGGCGGTTGATTCGCGACCGCACACGCGAAGGCTGCTTCAAGGCCTTCCGCCTGAACCACTGGTTGGGCTTCACGGTGTTTGCCGGCGTCGTGGCCGGCTACGCCGTTCGCTGA
- the rpsE gene encoding 30S ribosomal protein S5 produces MAKIQARTQNEGPEDGLREKMIAINRVTKVVKGGRILGFAALTVVGDGEGRVGMGKGKSKEVPAAVQKAMEEARRNLAKISIKNGTLHHRVTGHHGAASVVMIPAPKGTGIIAGGPMRAVFEVMGITDIVAKSHGSSNPYNMVRATLDGLKNSTTASAVAAKRGLTVEEIFA; encoded by the coding sequence ATGGCAAAGATTCAAGCAAGAACGCAGAACGAAGGCCCTGAAGACGGTTTGCGCGAGAAGATGATCGCGATCAACCGCGTCACCAAGGTGGTGAAGGGTGGTCGTATCCTCGGTTTCGCAGCACTCACCGTGGTGGGCGACGGCGAAGGTCGCGTCGGCATGGGCAAGGGCAAGTCGAAGGAAGTGCCTGCCGCTGTGCAGAAGGCAATGGAAGAAGCCCGTCGCAACCTGGCCAAGATCTCGATCAAGAACGGCACGCTGCATCACCGCGTGACGGGTCACCATGGCGCCGCTTCGGTCGTCATGATCCCCGCCCCGAAGGGTACCGGCATCATCGCTGGCGGCCCGATGCGCGCTGTGTTCGAAGTCATGGGCATCACCGATATCGTGGCCAAGAGCCATGGTTCGTCGAATCCCTACAACATGGTTCGCGCCACGCTCGACGGGTTGAAGAATTCGACGACCGCGTCCGCAGTGGCTGCCAAGCGTGGCCTGACCGTCGAAGAAATCTTCGCTTGA
- the secY gene encoding preprotein translocase subunit SecY translates to MATNAATIAKTGKFGDLRRRLVFLLLALVVYRIGAHIPVPGINPDQLAALFQGQQGGILSLFNMFSGGALSRFTVFALGIMPYISASIIMQLMTYVLPTFEQLKKEGEAGRRKITQYTRYGALGLALFQSFSIAVALESSAGLVISPGFGFRLTAMVSLTAGSMFLMWLGEQITERGLGNGISILIFAGIAAGLPNAIGGLLELVRTGAMNVIVALFIVAVVVLVTYFVVFVERGQRKILVNYARRQVGNKVYGGQSSHLPLKLNMAGVIPPIFASSIILLPATVVGWFSTGEGGFRWIKDVAGALRPGEPIYVLLYAAAIVFFCFFYTALVFNSKETADNLKKSGAFIPGIRPGDQTARYIDKILVRLTLAGAVYITFVCLLPEFLILKYNVPFYFGGTSLLIIVVVTMDFMAQVQNYMMSQQYESLLKKANFKTS, encoded by the coding sequence GTGGCAACTAACGCGGCAACGATCGCAAAAACAGGCAAGTTCGGCGACCTCCGCCGTCGGCTCGTCTTTTTGCTGCTCGCGCTCGTGGTCTACCGGATTGGCGCGCACATTCCTGTGCCGGGTATCAACCCGGACCAGCTGGCGGCGCTGTTCCAGGGCCAGCAGGGCGGCATTCTGAGCCTGTTCAACATGTTCTCGGGCGGGGCGCTGTCGCGCTTCACCGTGTTCGCGTTGGGGATCATGCCGTACATCTCGGCGTCGATCATCATGCAGCTGATGACCTACGTGCTTCCGACCTTCGAGCAATTGAAGAAGGAAGGCGAGGCCGGCCGCCGCAAGATCACGCAGTACACGCGCTACGGTGCGCTGGGCCTGGCTCTGTTCCAGTCGTTCAGCATCGCGGTGGCGCTCGAGTCGTCGGCTGGTCTGGTCATCTCGCCCGGTTTCGGCTTCCGCCTGACCGCCATGGTGAGCCTGACGGCAGGTTCGATGTTCCTGATGTGGCTCGGCGAGCAGATCACTGAACGCGGCCTGGGCAACGGCATCTCGATCCTGATCTTTGCAGGTATTGCGGCCGGTCTGCCCAATGCCATCGGCGGCCTGCTGGAGCTGGTGCGTACTGGTGCCATGAATGTCATCGTCGCGCTCTTCATCGTCGCGGTGGTGGTGCTGGTCACCTACTTCGTGGTGTTCGTCGAACGTGGCCAGCGCAAGATCCTCGTGAACTATGCGCGGCGCCAGGTCGGCAATAAGGTCTATGGCGGCCAGTCGTCGCACCTGCCCCTGAAGCTGAACATGGCTGGCGTGATCCCGCCGATCTTCGCTTCGTCGATCATCCTGCTGCCCGCAACGGTGGTTGGCTGGTTCAGCACCGGTGAAGGCGGCTTCCGCTGGATCAAGGACGTTGCCGGCGCTCTGCGTCCGGGCGAGCCGATCTACGTGCTGCTGTACGCTGCCGCGATCGTTTTCTTCTGCTTCTTCTACACGGCACTCGTGTTCAACAGCAAGGAAACGGCTGACAACCTGAAGAAGAGTGGTGCATTCATTCCTGGCATTCGCCCGGGTGACCAGACCGCTCGCTATATCGACAAGATTCTGGTTCGCCTGACGTTGGCTGGCGCGGTGTACATCACCTTCGTCTGCCTGCTGCCCGAGTTCCTGATCCTGAAGTACAACGTGCCGTTCTACTTCGGTGGTACCTCCCTGCTGATCATCGTGGTCGTCACGATGGACTTCATGGCCCAGGTGCAAAACTACATGATGTCCCAGCAGTACGAATCGCTGCTGAAGAAGGCGAACTTCAAGACATCGTAG
- the rplX gene encoding 50S ribosomal protein L24 gives MNKIRKGDQVIVLAGRDKGKRGTVSLRKDDSHVLVEGINVVKKHTKPNPLKGTTGGIVEKSMPIHQSNVAIFNAATGKADRVGIKITQGADGKRVAVRVFKSSGDEIKIA, from the coding sequence ATGAACAAGATTCGCAAAGGCGACCAGGTCATCGTGTTGGCCGGTCGTGACAAGGGTAAGCGCGGCACCGTGTCGCTCCGCAAGGACGATTCGCACGTGCTCGTCGAAGGCATCAACGTCGTCAAGAAGCACACCAAGCCGAACCCGCTCAAGGGTACGACCGGTGGCATCGTCGAGAAGTCCATGCCCATTCACCAATCCAACGTGGCGATCTTCAATGCTGCGACCGGCAAGGCCGATCGCGTGGGCATCAAGATCACCCAGGGTGCTGACGGCAAGCGCGTGGCTGTTCGCGTCTTCAAGTCCAGCGGCGACGAAATCAAGATCGCCTAA
- the rplR gene encoding 50S ribosomal protein L18, protein MLTKKAQRLRRSRQTRIRIATQGVARLTVNRTNLHIYATVISDDGTKVIATASTAEAEVRTSLGGSGKGGNAAAATAVGKRIAEKAKAAGVEKVAFDRAGFAYHGRVKALAEAAREAGLQF, encoded by the coding sequence ATGTTGACCAAAAAAGCACAGCGTCTTCGCCGCTCGCGCCAGACCCGCATTCGCATCGCGACGCAGGGCGTGGCCCGTCTGACGGTGAACCGCACCAACCTGCACATCTACGCGACCGTCATCTCCGACGACGGTACCAAGGTGATTGCAACCGCATCGACGGCAGAAGCCGAAGTGCGTACCTCGCTCGGCGGTTCGGGCAAGGGCGGCAATGCCGCTGCTGCCACCGCCGTCGGCAAGCGCATCGCTGAAAAGGCGAAGGCTGCCGGCGTCGAGAAGGTCGCCTTCGACCGCGCAGGTTTCGCATACCACGGCCGCGTCAAGGCGCTGGCCGAGGCGGCTCGCGAAGCCGGTCTGCAGTTCTAA
- the rpmD gene encoding 50S ribosomal protein L30: MTTQQQTLKVQLVKSPIGTKESHRATVRGLGLRKLNSVSELQDTPAVRGMINKISYLVKVL; the protein is encoded by the coding sequence ATGACGACGCAACAACAAACCCTCAAGGTGCAATTGGTCAAGAGCCCGATTGGCACCAAGGAATCGCATCGCGCGACCGTGCGTGGCCTCGGCCTGCGCAAGCTCAATAGCGTGAGCGAGCTGCAAGACACCCCTGCGGTGCGCGGCATGATCAACAAGATCAGTTATCTGGTCAAAGTTCTGTAA
- the proC gene encoding pyrroline-5-carboxylate reductase, producing MTIAVTFLPRTGPAPLPPVAFIGGGNMASAIIGGLIQQGTPADAFEVVEPFEEARTKLAQSFGIVAKAEAGEALSRCGVVVWAVKPQTFAEAARAVRDFAEDALHLSVAAGIPSGSIARWLGTERVVRAMPNTPALVGKGMTGLFARPGVESTDRSTVAKLLAPTGELIWVDAEPALDAVTAMSGSGPAYVFYFIEAMTEAGVEMGLTPDQAQRLAIGTFTGASALAHSATEPPSVLRERVTSKGGTTYAAITSLQAADVKAQFKTAIRAAQKRAAELGEEFGRD from the coding sequence ATGACCATCGCCGTGACCTTCCTGCCCCGCACCGGCCCCGCGCCGCTGCCCCCCGTCGCCTTCATCGGAGGCGGCAACATGGCCAGCGCCATCATCGGCGGGCTGATCCAGCAAGGCACCCCGGCGGATGCGTTCGAGGTGGTCGAGCCCTTCGAGGAGGCCCGCACGAAGCTGGCCCAGTCCTTCGGCATCGTCGCGAAGGCCGAGGCGGGCGAGGCCTTGTCGCGCTGCGGCGTGGTGGTGTGGGCGGTCAAGCCCCAGACCTTTGCCGAAGCCGCCCGCGCGGTGCGCGACTTTGCCGAAGACGCCCTGCACCTGAGCGTGGCCGCGGGCATTCCGTCCGGCAGCATCGCCCGCTGGCTGGGCACGGAACGCGTGGTGCGCGCCATGCCCAACACGCCCGCGCTGGTGGGCAAGGGCATGACGGGCCTTTTCGCCCGCCCCGGCGTCGAGAGCACCGACCGCTCGACGGTCGCGAAGTTGCTGGCGCCCACCGGTGAACTGATCTGGGTCGATGCCGAACCGGCGCTCGACGCCGTGACCGCCATGTCCGGCTCGGGCCCGGCGTACGTGTTCTATTTCATCGAGGCGATGACCGAAGCCGGCGTCGAGATGGGCCTCACGCCCGACCAGGCGCAGCGGCTGGCCATCGGCACCTTCACTGGCGCCTCGGCACTGGCGCACAGTGCAACCGAGCCACCATCGGTGCTGCGCGAACGCGTGACCTCCAAGGGCGGCACGACCTACGCGGCCATCACCTCGCTGCAGGCTGCCGACGTGAAGGCGCAATTCAAGACCGCGATCCGTGCAGCACAGAAGCGCGCCGCCGAGCTGGGCGAGGAATTCGGCCGCGACTGA
- the rplF gene encoding 50S ribosomal protein L6 has product MSRVGKMPITIPAGVDVSIKEDQISVKGTGGTLSLARNALVKVASNDGKLSFEPANESREANAMSGTIRQLVNNMVVGVTKGFEKKLNLVGVGYKAAASNNKLNLQVGYSHPVNIDMPQGITVATATPTEIVIKGADRQRVGQIAAEIRAVRPPEPYKGKGIRYSDEKIVIKETKKK; this is encoded by the coding sequence ATGTCCCGAGTAGGAAAAATGCCGATCACCATCCCCGCAGGCGTGGATGTGTCGATCAAGGAAGACCAGATCAGCGTCAAGGGCACGGGCGGCACGCTCAGCCTCGCGCGCAACGCGCTGGTGAAGGTCGCCAGCAATGACGGCAAGCTGAGCTTCGAACCCGCCAACGAGTCGCGTGAAGCGAACGCGATGAGCGGCACGATTCGTCAGCTGGTGAACAACATGGTGGTTGGCGTGACCAAGGGCTTCGAGAAGAAGCTCAACCTGGTCGGCGTCGGCTACAAGGCCGCAGCTTCCAACAACAAGTTGAACCTGCAGGTTGGTTATTCGCACCCGGTCAACATCGATATGCCCCAAGGCATCACGGTGGCCACCGCGACCCCGACCGAAATCGTGATCAAGGGTGCTGACCGTCAGCGCGTTGGTCAAATCGCCGCTGAGATCCGCGCTGTTCGTCCGCCTGAGCCTTACAAGGGCAAGGGCATCCGTTATTCGGACGAGAAGATCGTGATCAAAGAGACCAAGAAGAAGTAA
- the rpsN gene encoding 30S ribosomal protein S14: MAKASLIQRELKRDKLVAKFAAKHAELKAISNDVKKSDEERAAARLGLQKLPRNANPTRQRNRCEITGRPRGTFRQFGLARAKIRELAFAGDIPGVTKASW; encoded by the coding sequence GTGGCTAAAGCATCTTTGATCCAGCGCGAACTCAAGCGCGACAAGCTGGTTGCCAAGTTCGCTGCGAAGCACGCGGAACTGAAGGCAATCTCCAACGACGTGAAGAAGAGCGACGAAGAGCGCGCTGCAGCCCGCCTGGGCCTGCAAAAGCTCCCGCGCAACGCGAACCCCACGCGTCAGCGCAACCGTTGCGAAATCACTGGTCGCCCGCGTGGCACCTTCCGTCAATTCGGTCTGGCCCGCGCCAAGATCCGTGAACTGGCTTTCGCTGGCGACATCCCCGGTGTCACCAAGGCCAGCTGGTAA
- the rplE gene encoding 50S ribosomal protein L5 — protein MARLQQHYREKIAKDLTEKFGYKSPMQVPRLTKITLNMGVGEAVADKKVLDNAVADLTKIAGQKPVVTKSKKAIAGFKIRENQPIGCMVTLRGVQMYEFLDRFVTIALPRVRDFRGISGRAFDGRGNYNIGVKEQIIFPEIEYDKVDALRGLNISITTTAKTDEEAKALLAGFRFPFKN, from the coding sequence ATGGCACGTCTCCAACAACACTATCGCGAAAAGATCGCGAAAGACCTGACGGAAAAGTTCGGCTACAAGTCGCCGATGCAGGTTCCGCGCCTCACCAAGATCACCCTGAACATGGGTGTGGGTGAAGCAGTCGCCGACAAGAAGGTTCTCGACAACGCTGTCGCCGACCTGACCAAGATCGCTGGCCAGAAGCCCGTGGTCACCAAGTCGAAGAAGGCTATCGCCGGTTTCAAGATCCGCGAAAACCAGCCGATCGGCTGCATGGTCACGCTGCGTGGCGTGCAGATGTATGAGTTCCTGGACCGTTTCGTGACCATCGCGCTGCCGCGTGTTCGCGACTTCCGCGGCATTTCCGGCCGTGCGTTCGACGGCCGTGGCAACTACAACATCGGCGTCAAGGAACAGATCATTTTCCCTGAGATCGAGTACGACAAGGTCGATGCCCTGCGCGGTCTCAATATCAGCATCACGACGACGGCCAAGACCGACGAAGAAGCCAAGGCGCTTCTCGCTGGTTTCCGTTTCCCGTTCAAGAACTGA
- a CDS encoding esterase-like activity of phytase family protein has product MLQRRHLLAGGAALAALGLAGCKSATPNPDPGRLRRIGEARWPHRLHIEGTVVGGLSGIDYDPIRGEYLLISDDRSDLAPARYYIARWPHPQAEQQPEPAGVVQLQRPGGGPWPNRRHAVDGLPVPDPEALRLRPTTNTLLWTSEGDIARGFGPALYESARDGRFLREFPMPAMFQPDPAQRRGPRDNLAFEGVTLTPDGRFAWLAMENALIQDGPEPTTSAPGGPCRFSRIDLETGQADRQIAYIPDAIPLRPLIPGSYADNGVSEILMLDADRMLVLERAYATGAGNSLRLYEIDTRAASDVLAVDTLASGNHRPAAKTLVADFAALGLSRLDNTEGMCWGPPLPNGKRMLVVVSDDNFNPLQITQFAAFEYADRP; this is encoded by the coding sequence TTGCTCCAGCGACGTCACCTGCTGGCGGGCGGAGCCGCCCTGGCAGCGCTGGGCCTGGCTGGCTGCAAGAGCGCGACTCCGAATCCGGACCCTGGCCGGCTGCGCCGCATTGGCGAGGCGCGCTGGCCGCACCGCCTTCATATAGAAGGTACCGTGGTCGGCGGCCTCTCCGGCATCGACTACGACCCGATCCGAGGTGAGTACCTGCTCATCAGCGATGACCGGTCAGACCTGGCGCCCGCACGCTACTACATCGCCCGCTGGCCCCATCCGCAAGCCGAGCAACAGCCCGAGCCGGCAGGCGTGGTGCAGCTGCAACGCCCTGGCGGCGGGCCTTGGCCGAACCGGCGCCACGCGGTCGACGGGCTTCCCGTGCCCGACCCCGAAGCCCTGCGGCTGCGCCCCACGACCAACACCTTGCTCTGGACCAGCGAAGGCGACATCGCCCGCGGCTTCGGCCCTGCGCTGTACGAATCGGCCCGCGACGGCCGCTTCCTGCGCGAATTCCCGATGCCGGCAATGTTCCAGCCCGACCCGGCCCAGCGCCGCGGCCCGCGCGACAACCTGGCCTTCGAAGGCGTCACCCTCACCCCCGACGGCCGTTTCGCCTGGCTGGCGATGGAAAACGCCCTGATCCAGGACGGTCCCGAGCCCACCACCAGCGCGCCCGGCGGCCCCTGCCGCTTTAGCCGGATCGACCTGGAAACCGGCCAGGCCGACCGCCAGATCGCCTACATACCCGACGCCATCCCGCTGCGCCCGCTGATTCCCGGCAGCTACGCCGACAACGGCGTAAGCGAGATCCTGATGCTCGACGCCGACCGCATGCTGGTGCTGGAGCGCGCCTACGCCACCGGCGCCGGCAACTCGCTGCGCCTCTACGAAATCGACACCCGCGCCGCCAGCGACGTGCTTGCGGTCGACACGCTGGCATCTGGCAACCACCGGCCGGCGGCCAAGACGCTGGTGGCCGACTTCGCCGCGCTCGGCCTGTCCCGCCTCGACAACACCGAAGGCATGTGCTGGGGGCCACCCCTGCCGAACGGCAAGCGCATGCTGGTGGTCGTGAGCGACGACAATTTCAATCCGCTTCAAATCACCCAGTTCGCAGCCTTCGAATACGCCGACCGACCATGA
- a CDS encoding MaoC/PaaZ C-terminal domain-containing protein — translation MLERLKQKIGQEGFSEWHRITQEMVDRYSELSGDGEGEWIHLDPERAAREAGYGGTIVQGFFQVSHLIRLTAEAMRTLLPFDSNHALNYGFDRLRFVRPMPVGARFRARVRIAEVTPKPGNSFLLKEEVWLELEDGTVTLAAEWLFFLGPRALPEA, via the coding sequence ATGCTGGAACGACTGAAGCAGAAGATCGGCCAGGAGGGCTTCTCCGAATGGCACCGCATCACGCAGGAGATGGTCGATCGCTACTCGGAGCTGTCGGGCGACGGCGAGGGCGAGTGGATTCACCTCGACCCCGAGCGCGCGGCGCGTGAGGCGGGCTACGGCGGCACCATCGTGCAGGGCTTCTTCCAGGTCTCGCACCTGATCCGGCTGACCGCCGAAGCCATGCGTACGCTGCTGCCCTTCGATTCGAACCATGCGCTCAACTACGGCTTCGACCGTCTGCGCTTCGTGCGGCCGATGCCGGTGGGCGCGCGCTTCAGGGCAAGGGTGCGCATCGCGGAAGTGACGCCCAAGCCCGGCAACAGCTTTCTGCTGAAGGAAGAAGTCTGGCTCGAGCTGGAGGACGGCACGGTCACGCTGGCCGCCGAATGGCTGTTCTTCCTCGGGCCGCGCGCGCTGCCCGAGGCCTGA